The sequence CCGCCATTATTCTGTTTTTCTTTACCATCTACTGCGCTTCTGGCGTGGTGGCCGGCGCTCGCTTATTCGAGAGCTTATTTGACATGAATTACACCTCAGCCTTGTGGTTGGGTGCGATTGCAACCATTGCCTACACCTTTATTGGTGGTTTTTTGGCCGTGAGCTGGACCGACACCTTACAGGCCACGTTGATGGTGTTTGCCTTGATCTTGACCCCGATTTTTGTGCTGATTGGCGTAGGTGGGTGGCAAGAGGCTAATTTGGTGATTGCGGCCGCTGGCGAAGCCGCCGGCAAAGAATACACCAACATCTTTGGTAACGGCAGCATCATTGCCATTGTCAGCGCCGCTGCATGGGGCTTGGGTTATTTTGGCCAGCCGCACATTTTGGCGCGCTTTATGGCTTCTAAAGACGTGAAGTCTTTACGCAACGCGCGCCGTATGGCCACCGTTTGGATGTTCTTCTGTTTGTTTGGTGCCGTGATCATCGGCTACTTGGGCATTGCTTACTTCCAAACGCATCCTGAATTGGCTGCGGGCGTGAACAAAGAAAACGAGCGCATCTTTATTGAGTTGGTCCAAATTTTATTTAACCCTTGGATTGCGGGTATCTTGCTGTCGGCCATTTTAGCCGCGGTGATGAGTACCTTGAGCTGTCAGCTATTGGTGTGTTCAAGCGCCTTAACCGAAGACTTTTACAAAGGCTTTTTGCGCCATAACGCTGGCCAAAAAGAATTGGTTTGGGTGGGTCGCTTAATGGTGTTGGCCGTGGCATTGATTGCCATTTGGATCGCACAAGACCCAAATAGCAAAGTGTTGGGCCTAGTGTCTTATGCTTGGGCCGGTTTTGGCGCAGCGTTTGGCCCAGTGGTGATTTTGTCGGTGTTCTGGAAACGCACCACCAGCCTTGGTGCCATGCTGGGCATGGTTGTCGGCGCGGTCTTGGTGGTGATTTGGAAGCCCGTTTTAGGCGGTGTGGTGTATGAAATTGTGCCAGGCTTCATTGGCTGTTTCTTGACCATTGTGGTGGTGTCTTTGTTGGGTCGTCCGAAACAGTCTGTTTTGGATCGCTTTGACGAGGCCGATCAAGCCTACAAAAATGCTTTAAAGTAAGCAAACCGTGATATTGACCCCTGCGGGGCTGCCGAGTGATTCGGTGGCTGCGTGGGGGTATTTTTTTGCGTTGGGCTAGGGGGATGGGTAGTCATCTTTGAGTTGGATGAAGAAGGGGTGTTAAGCGAAACGTATTTACTGCTATGTAAGCATGGTTTATTAACATGATACGGTGGTGTCTAATGATGAAAACAACTGTCAATGTTTAGGTTGTTTTCATATTGATTGACTGTTGCCTTTCACTACTTTTTGTTACAACTCACCACGTTTCCCATAGGTGAAGTTTTGTAGGGTGGTGCAAAGCGTAGCGTGCCCACCATCTTTTTGTTTTCATAATGCTTCGGTTATTTCGCTATTGATTAAAGGTTGCCTTTCGCCTGTAGGCGGCAGACTTTCTTTTGGGTGGCCAAAAGAAAGTATGCAAAGAAAAGGCCACCCCTGCTTATTCGCCCCCTTCTACGAAGGGGGTTCCCTCGGCGGAACCTATTGGCCCAGCGCGTGCAAAAGCGGCGCCCTCCTATAAAAGCGTGGTCGGCCGCCACAAGCGTCTTGCCCGCTTCATCTGGGCCAATAGAACCCGTCTCGGCGACTAAAAGGGGACGGGTACTTCACTGAGCGGCTAAGGTGGCGAGAGGAAATATATACCAGTGAATCAACAAACATTAAATCTAGCTTTGTAGGATGGGCACGCTGTGCTTTGTCCACCCTACACGCGGCCAATAAACCATCATGGCTGTTAACGAGACGCCTATAAGTCGTAAGTGATGTGATAGTCTCAGCAGTTCAGATATAAAGCGTGCTGTGGCTAGGGTCGATAGTCAAAGGTATGATTAATACGGGGCGAAAACAAAGGCATAACAGAAAAATCAGTGGCACTCCCACAGGGATTCGAACCCCGGTTGCCGCCTAGAAAGGGCGGTGTCCTAGGCCACTAGACGATGGGAGCGTGGCGGATGGCTTTAGTTAAAGCGACAGGCATCATACCATTAATTGGCTATTTTTCAAAATAAACCCGTAGCCTATTCTGTTAAAAACACCTCTGTAGGCCCCGATGGCTCAATTTTCCCTAGTTACAGCAGGGACATTGTACAATGTGGTTTTACTCCACTCTCTAAAGATTATTCATGACGTTTAAAAAGTGGCTTAGCCTCATGCTGGTTGCCTTCCTTTTGTTGCTGGCGGTGGCCTTTGGTGCCGATGGGTACATTAACCGCAGCAGTCAAGACAAGCTATATCATGAGCTGGCGGCGCTGCCAGAGCAGCATGCCGCCCTGGTATTAGGGACCAGCCCCTACCTGCGCTCAGGCCAGTCTAATCCTTACTTCACGCACCGGATTACGGCAGCGGCCGAACTTTATCATGCCGGTAAGGTAAAAACGTTTGTGGTTAGCGGGGACAATCGCCGTCATAGCTATAATGAACCGGAGGCGATGAAGCAAGCGCTGATGGCAGAGGGTGTGCCAGAAGGCGATATTTATTTAGACTATGCAGGTTTACGTACTTTGGATTCGGTGGTGCGCATGGATAAAATATTTGGGCAACAAAGCTTTATCATTGTGTCGCAGCCGTTTCACAACGCCCGTGCCGTTTTTATTGCCCAGCATCATGGCCTAGAGGCTTATGGCTATAATGCAACCGATGTGCGCCTGAATGTCTTTACCATGCGTACCTTTGTGCGCGAGAAGCTGGCGCGGGTAAAGGTTTTATTAGACATTATTTTAGGCGTACAGCCGCGACACTTAGGTCAGCCTGAGCCGATTAAAGCATCGTCGGCTGCGGCAGAAGGCACGGCATCATCGGAGCCAAATAAGCCCATTTGAGGGTCGAGTGGCTCAGCCGCTTGAGCGGCCTTGGCGGCGGCCAGAGCCGCCAGTAGGCGTAAACGGCGTTGTTGGCACAGGCGTAAGACTTCACGTTTTTCAGGGTCGCTGTACTTAAGCCAATTAAACCGTTCCTCGCGAGAGCGCAGGCAGCCGCGACAATAGCCTCTGTTGTCCGTAGTGCAAATACGCCGACAGGGGCTGGGAATGTCAAAAAGTTCGATCTGAATGGCCATCCGAGTCTCCTTTCGCGCAGGCTAGGGTTGGGTGGGCGTTTATTTGCCTTCTGTGGGTTTAAAACCAGTGTGCCATTAATTTGGGGATAAAACAAACTTAAGTCTGTAGGATGAAAGCTTGTGTGGCTGAATTCTTTTGATAATAAAACCAATCAATTATCATGAATGGCCCCAGAATACAGGGCTAGGGGCTTGCAATTGAAAATAAGAGCCGATATAATCGCTTCTCTCTTAGGGGGTATAGCTCAGTTGGTAGAGCGCTTGCATGGCATGCAAGAGGTCATCGGTTCGATCCCGTTTACCTCCACCACTTTAAACAGTGACTAAGAAACAAAAAACGGCCTAGGCCGTTATTTTTTTGTCTATAGTATCCCTCATCGCTCAGATAGCCATTCTGTAGGGCAGTCGAGCTGATTCATTATTTATCAATGATGGCGCCCATAAAAAAGGGCTCTGCATCGCTGCCAGAGCCTCATTCTGATTACCCATTTATACGAGTTCGGGTACGTCTCCAAACCTAGCCAAGATAGACAGCTTGCCTAGCTCACCATTTTTACTGTTATATTCTTGCGACGCGGCGATGGCACCGCTGTATTGTTTGGCCAAAATGGTTAAATGGCTCATGGCCTGTTCTTTGCTATCGCATTGAATGGGGGGGTTAGCCACTAGGCTGACGTTTTTACGGTGCTGAAACCTGCTGTAACCCTGAATGACATAAGTTGTTTTCATTTTTATCCTTGATAAACGACGCCCGCTGTAATGGCTGCGGCGCCTAAATAATAAAACTGGCCTACATGCGCCAGTGAGGACAAGAACACAATGACATAAAATATCAAGATGCATTGTATCATGAAACTAAAAAAATATCAAAATTAACAAAAGGTTAGTGATTGGTTGGGTCCGGGTGTTTATGCGAGTTAGGCTAGGCTCTCAATGGCGAATGCACCGTTTGCACATTCGCCTGGTTGTGACTGCTTCCCAATAGCCCTAGCTTAGGTAAGGTATGCCTAGCCTTGCCGTAATGCTGGTTGGCTACGGCCTAGTCCAAAGGTGGCCACCAGTGCGACTAGGGAACAAACCAGCAGCGTCAGGCTTAAGCTTTGGCTGCTGGCCGCCAGATGTAGGCCGCCGGCGATGATTAAATAATAGGTTAGGCCAAAGAGGGCGCTGGCCGTGCCCAGGGTGTGGCGGTAGTGGCTTAAGGCTTGGCTTAAAATATTGGGAATGGCCAGGCCAAAGGCCAACATCACCAGCATGGCTGCTGGCAGCAGCCATAGGCTGTGCGGTCGCCATAACAATAGCAGCGCCGCCATGAATGCTAAGCCGGCGCCTAAATAAATTTGGCTTAAGACGGCGACGTGACGCGTCAGTAAATGCCGATTTAATCCGGCCCCTGCGAGGCTGGCCAGCGCCAGTAAGGCACCTGTGTAGCCAAACTGCTGTTGGCTTAGGCCGAGTTGATCGAAGGTAAAGGGTGCCAAGGCGAAATAGGCAAAGCTCATGACGTTAAAGGCACTAACCAGCAGTACCGAACACTGGATGTGTGGGTCGCTGAGCATTTTTAGCGCGGTTTGGCTTAAGGGCAGTGTGTGTACCTGAGCCTGATCCGCTTGGGTTTCGGGTAGGGCTTTGAGGCCCCACAACAGCAGGATCAAGGCCAAGCCCAGCTGGCCTAAAAAGACGGCGGTAATCGAGCCTAGCTCAACCAAAAAGCCGCCGCTGGCTAGGCCAATCATAGGGCTGAGGGCTAAGGCCATCCCCATGCTGGCAAACAGCTTGCCCAGCGCCGGCCCTTGAAACACGTCACGCAACATGATTTGGGTCACCACTGAGCCAACGGCGGCGCCAAAGGCCGTGAGTAGGCGCGCCAGCAGCAGCCACTCAAAGTGAGGGGCCGTGAAGAGGGCCAATAAGGCGCCGATTAAATACACTATGAGGCCACACAGCATAGACTGACGTCGGCCAATACGGTCGCTACAGCGGCCCCAGAAAAAGACGCCAAAGGCAAAGGCCAAAAAGTAAATCGATAAGGTTTGCCCAGCGGCACTGGCGCTGACGCCGTAGGCGTGGCTGATGTCGGTGAGGGCTGGGCTGTAAAGGGTTTCTAGGATTTGCGGGGCCATTAACAATAATAGCAGCAGCGGTAAGGGCAGCCAGACGGTGCGCATGAGGGGCTCCAAATGAAGTCAAAACCTGAGTATAGGCAGATTGAGCTTGTTTTATTATAAGGATAAAGACAAAATATCCTTTGAATAGGACAAGTTGGGAGTGGTTGATGGCTTATATTGAAGCAAATGCGACGTTTGATGCGTCGGCTTATGCGGCGCCTGTGGTGGGCATTGCTGCTGACTTAGGGGCATCACATGATTCTTTACTGCACCAGCATGAGCATGATCAGCTTTTGTTTGCGGCATCGGGCTGTATGAGCGTGACGCTGGATCATCAATGGCTGGTATTGCCGCCGACGCGGGCGGCGTGGATTCCTGCCGGCGTGCCGCATCGGGTTCAGCTGCGTGGCGCCGTTGCGTATCGTTCTATTTACGTACAGCCCGAACTGCTGCAAGAGAAGGGCGTGGCCGTCTCGCCAACGCGGGCTTTGGTGTGTCAGGTTAATCCTTTGCTGCGTGAAATCATTGAGCGCATGGCTTTGGCGGCTTTTGATTTTGATTGGTCTCAGCCCGCTGCACAGCATTTATTGCAGGTTTGGGCCGATGAGCTGGTGGGGGCAACGGTGCTGACGGGCGCGCTCAGCTGGCCCTTGCATCCGCGCGTGCGTCAGGCCTTAGCCACTTATGAAGCCGGTTCGGTGCTGCCTAGCCTAACCGAGTTGGCGCTAGAAACGCATCTGCATGCCAAAACCCTGACCCGTGTGTTTCAGCGAGATACGGGGTTGGGCTACCAAGAGTGGGCACAGCAATGGCGTTTGCAACGAGCGATTGAGGCCTTGGCCGAGGCGCACAGCATAAGCGACGTCGCGCAGCTGCTGGCCTTCGCCAGTGACAGTGCCTTTATTGCCTTTTTTAAGCGCCAGCTTGGCGTGACGCCGAAGCAGTTTGTGCTGAGTATGCGTGTATCGGACAAAAAAATCCCTCAATAAGCGCCCATCCACTAGGCGCTATTGAGGGGAAATGAAACCAACTTTTTAAACGGCTGAGTCAACTAACTGGTGAAGTTAATCAAGCCCATGAGGTAGCGGAAGCAATAGGCCACTACGCTGAGCGCAGCGATGCTGCCTAGCCAAATCAACGCCATCCAAGCGAGCTTTTTAAACCAGCTTGATTTGGCCGCTTGCTTGTTGTTAGGGTGTGACGTTGTTGAGTTCATTAGTGGTATCCGCCTTCTCCAGGTCTGACCTTACCGCGGAATACGTAATAGCTCCAGCCGGTGTACATCAGAATCACGGGTAAGATTAATAGGGTGCCGATCAGCATGAAGACTTGGCTTTCAATCGGTGCGGCGGCCTCCCAGAAGGTGACGTCGTAGGGAATAATATTGGGCCACAGGCTAATCAATAGGCCGACAAAGCCCAACAGCATCAGGATCAGCACCATAAAGAATGGATAGTGGGAATGGCGGATTTTGATGGTGTACAGCAGCAGCATACCCACTAAGGCCACGATGAAGGGAATCGGCATCAAAAAGTAGAAGTTCGGGGCCGAGAACCAGCGGCTGGCAATGGTGTCGTGGGCCAGCGGTGTCCAGATGCTGATGATCAAAATGGTCAGCAAGAAGAGGGCGGTTAACACATAGCTGTAGCGACGAATCTGGGCTTCGAGTGCGCCTTCGGTTTTGATCAAGAGCCAAGTGGCGCCGAGTAAGGCGTAAGCCACGACGAGGCCAAGGCCAGAGAATAAGGGGAAGGGGGCAACCCAGTCGAACGATGAACCCGCAAACTGACGGTCTACAACCGGCATGCCTTCAATGATGGCGCCCAGCACCACGCCTTGGAAGAAGGTGGCGATTAAAGAGCCAAAAAAGAAGGAGGCGTCCCAATATTTAGTGTGTGATTCATCGGCTTTAAAGCGAAACTCAAAGGCCACGCCCCGAAAGATCAGCGCCAACAGCATGAAAATCAAAGGCAAATACAGCGCCGATAAGATCACCGAATAGGCTACTGGAAACACGCCCATTAAGGCCGCACCGCCCAAAACCATCCAGGTTTCGTTACCGTCCCAAACGGGGGCGACGGTATTCATCATCACATCTTTATCTTCTTTGTGTTTAAAGAAGGGAAACAGAATGCCGATGCCTAAGTCGAAGCCATCCATGATGACGTACATCGCCAGGCCAAAGAGAATAATGGCCAGCCAAACCAAAGTAAAATCAATGCCACCGTAGTTCATGATTAGTGCTCCTCATCTTGAGATGAAAATAGGTTGTGAGGTTGAAAAGGTAGGTGCTCGCTGTGTTGATTCGGGCCTTTGCGCACGATTTGCAACATGTAGTAAATCCCGATCCCGAAGAGTAAGAAATACGACACCACAAACAGTCCCAAAGATAGGCTCATGTGGCCGACTGGGTGTAGCGTCACGGCGTCTTTGGTTTTCATGAGGCC comes from Neisseriaceae bacterium CLB008 and encodes:
- the putP gene encoding sodium/proline symporter PutP: MDYVNPTTITFAIYLIGVMAIGFIAYRYTRNFSDYILGGRSLGSFVTAMSAGASDMSGWLLMGLPGAIYLSGLYESWIAIGLLVGAYLNWLFVSGRLRVHTEFNRNALTLPDYFYGRFGESTKLIKIISAAIILFFFTIYCASGVVAGARLFESLFDMNYTSALWLGAIATIAYTFIGGFLAVSWTDTLQATLMVFALILTPIFVLIGVGGWQEANLVIAAAGEAAGKEYTNIFGNGSIIAIVSAAAWGLGYFGQPHILARFMASKDVKSLRNARRMATVWMFFCLFGAVIIGYLGIAYFQTHPELAAGVNKENERIFIELVQILFNPWIAGILLSAILAAVMSTLSCQLLVCSSALTEDFYKGFLRHNAGQKELVWVGRLMVLAVALIAIWIAQDPNSKVLGLVSYAWAGFGAAFGPVVILSVFWKRTTSLGAMLGMVVGAVLVVIWKPVLGGVVYEIVPGFIGCFLTIVVVSLLGRPKQSVLDRFDEADQAYKNALK
- a CDS encoding vancomycin high temperature exclusion protein, with translation MTFKKWLSLMLVAFLLLLAVAFGADGYINRSSQDKLYHELAALPEQHAALVLGTSPYLRSGQSNPYFTHRITAAAELYHAGKVKTFVVSGDNRRHSYNEPEAMKQALMAEGVPEGDIYLDYAGLRTLDSVVRMDKIFGQQSFIIVSQPFHNARAVFIAQHHGLEAYGYNATDVRLNVFTMRTFVREKLARVKVLLDIILGVQPRHLGQPEPIKASSAAAEGTASSEPNKPI
- a CDS encoding DUF1289 domain-containing protein, which produces MAIQIELFDIPSPCRRICTTDNRGYCRGCLRSREERFNWLKYSDPEKREVLRLCQQRRLRLLAALAAAKAAQAAEPLDPQMGLFGSDDAVPSAAADDALIGSG
- a CDS encoding MFS transporter, producing the protein MRTVWLPLPLLLLLLMAPQILETLYSPALTDISHAYGVSASAAGQTLSIYFLAFAFGVFFWGRCSDRIGRRQSMLCGLIVYLIGALLALFTAPHFEWLLLARLLTAFGAAVGSVVTQIMLRDVFQGPALGKLFASMGMALALSPMIGLASGGFLVELGSITAVFLGQLGLALILLLWGLKALPETQADQAQVHTLPLSQTALKMLSDPHIQCSVLLVSAFNVMSFAYFALAPFTFDQLGLSQQQFGYTGALLALASLAGAGLNRHLLTRHVAVLSQIYLGAGLAFMAALLLLWRPHSLWLLPAAMLVMLAFGLAIPNILSQALSHYRHTLGTASALFGLTYYLIIAGGLHLAASSQSLSLTLLVCSLVALVATFGLGRSQPALRQG
- a CDS encoding helix-turn-helix transcriptional regulator, translating into MAYIEANATFDASAYAAPVVGIAADLGASHDSLLHQHEHDQLLFAASGCMSVTLDHQWLVLPPTRAAWIPAGVPHRVQLRGAVAYRSIYVQPELLQEKGVAVSPTRALVCQVNPLLREIIERMALAAFDFDWSQPAAQHLLQVWADELVGATVLTGALSWPLHPRVRQALATYEAGSVLPSLTELALETHLHAKTLTRVFQRDTGLGYQEWAQQWRLQRAIEALAEAHSISDVAQLLAFASDSAFIAFFKRQLGVTPKQFVLSMRVSDKKIPQ
- a CDS encoding DUF2474 domain-containing protein encodes the protein MNSTTSHPNNKQAAKSSWFKKLAWMALIWLGSIAALSVVAYCFRYLMGLINFTS
- the cydB gene encoding cytochrome d ubiquinol oxidase subunit II is translated as MNYGGIDFTLVWLAIILFGLAMYVIMDGFDLGIGILFPFFKHKEDKDVMMNTVAPVWDGNETWMVLGGAALMGVFPVAYSVILSALYLPLIFMLLALIFRGVAFEFRFKADESHTKYWDASFFFGSLIATFFQGVVLGAIIEGMPVVDRQFAGSSFDWVAPFPLFSGLGLVVAYALLGATWLLIKTEGALEAQIRRYSYVLTALFLLTILIISIWTPLAHDTIASRWFSAPNFYFLMPIPFIVALVGMLLLYTIKIRHSHYPFFMVLILMLLGFVGLLISLWPNIIPYDVTFWEAAAPIESQVFMLIGTLLILPVILMYTGWSYYVFRGKVRPGEGGYH